The proteins below come from a single Necator americanus strain Aroian chromosome V, whole genome shotgun sequence genomic window:
- a CDS encoding hypothetical protein (NECATOR_CHRV.G20768.T1) yields the protein MDRPKKAAASSSPKKSEIAKNEGGTGEEGPECSKTYSVGLYVMVKTAESRPSLMAADEKKRYEKEMAAYKAGGSASSLKKAGKARAM from the exons ATGGATCGTCCAAAGAAGGCTGCTGCTTCCtcatctccaaaaaaaagtgaaatcgcCAAAAATGAAGGCGGAACGGGAGAAGAAGGACCCGAATGCTCCAAAACGTACTCGGTCGGCCTATATGTTATGGTTAAAACCGCTGAAAGCCGGCCAAGCCTG ATGGCCGCTGATGAGAAGAAGCGATATGAAAAGGAGATGGCAGCATACAAAGCTGGAGGATCAGCATCTTCTCTGAAGAAGGCTGGAAAAGCTAGGGCCATGTAA